ATGGAAATTAAACGGCCATCAGCACGGAAACAAAGCGCTGCCTTTTCACTGCTACCGAATTCTATCACTACACCACGCCATTCTTTCCGCATTTCTGCAAACCGTACAAACGAATTCGAGACACCCTCTGCTCTTCCCTTTCGCTTTGCTTTCGGAGAAAAATTTAGGTGCAGCTTGTTTGTCCATTTTAGTCCTTTCCACTGCAATATTGACATTTTTGTAGCTCCGCGAAAAAATTGTACAACGATCTACCCTGGCTCGTTTCCAAGGCCAAACCCTCTACTTTCACACCCCTGAGCTCATTTCTTAACCTTCAATTACTCGcactttctacataactggCTACATGGAACagcataaatcaatttttattcaatgaaataactatactctaatgcaaaataaatatttgctaaaTTTTACACGAAAATTCAAGTTTTGATATAATTTTTGCGTCCAGACGTTTACCATTTGGTGTTGTTGCACATTCAACCACCGCTCAGGAgcttaacaaatttttctcagGATTGCAACTAGGATGAACTTGAAGAACgaagcttcctctttagaataagacCTCAAaacttgatctacgattttttacaCCGATGATACGCAATGATGTTCACAAGGATAATGCGAAATGGAACGCGTCTGTCTACCTGTCGGCGTACTTAATGGACACCCGGTGTGTCGATACCTGTACTACAGGTGCCGCCCTTTTCCGGGCTGTTTTTCTCCTAGTCCGTCACAGGAAGGAGGGTGAGCAAGGTCTTCGTAACGGACAGTGTCAGTCTGCGGGCATAATTTCATGCAGAACTTGAAAAGAACGGAAGACGAACCTTAGAAACGTATCATCGATCTGCATAATATGATCCGTAAGAATCCGCCCCATCCTCTCAACAATAAAACCGTCGGAGGAACTAGCTTAGTCATTCATGTCGTTATATTATCAGACTAGAATGATTGAAGATGGAAACAGAGCTTCGATCAAATTCTGAAAAATCTACGAATTACAAAATTATTGAAGGTGGAAACAGAGCTTCGATCAAATTCCGAAAAATCTACGagttacattattttctataTACACCTGATTAGTCATCCACGTCGTTACAGTATCCGACTAAAATGATTGAAGGAGGAAACAGAGCTTCGATCAAATTCTCAAAAATCTacgaattacattattttctacGTACACCTAATGTATTGATGGATCCGTTTTCGAGCATTTTCATGCTTCACAAAGCCGAGGAGCGTTTACCGTCGGCCGTGCCGAGAAAGACGGAGCACCTCGCAACAGTTGCAAGACAATTTCCTCTCGGCAGAAATTGGATTACCCGCGTCGTCCGTTGCTTATCAAACTTGAAAAGGAACAACGCTTTTCGCCGCGCGTCATAATGTTCCTCCGGCCACGGCGGAAAGAGTAACGAGAGTAAGGAGCCGTAAAGACGTCCTCGTAAAGACAGACTTTCCTTACGCTTATTCCCGGCGAATGGCGTTGGTCCGATCGTAAAACGCCTAGCAATGGTGTCGCCTATTGTCTCTCGGATCCGATGCTAGCTATGAACCAACGCTACGGATCACCGAACGACCAGAGCTGTACAGGATCATTCGAGAATTGCCACGTAACATTTATACAGGTGTTCTCCCGATGGGAAACTCACTGGAAGATGTCCCGGAGAAACTTGATTGTTCACGATTGATTCATCACCGCAGAAATTTACAGAGGACCGGCGAATATTGCCCGGCGGTTTTCCGAGATTTCTGTCGGGAAGAGGATGTCGTCTTCCGCGGTTGTTTCATTGGCTGAAGCGAGCCACGCCCTCTGGACAGCGGTAGGAGGTGATTGGGGAACtactaaattgtttaaaatttgtcAAAGAACAGAAGACTACGTCACAGGTACAGAGAATGAAATTCTGCAGTTGAGGAATGCAACTGCGAAGCGCATTGTAGGGGAACGTTGTCTTCCGCGGTCGTTTCATTGGCTGCACCACGCTCAATGGACAGCGGTAGGAGGTGATTGGGGAACTACTAGCTCCAAAGTGTGTcattcgaaaaattgtttaaaatttgtcAAAGAAGAGAAGACTACGTCACAGGTACAGAATGATATTCTGCAGTTGAGGAATGCAACTGCGAAGTGCATTGTAGGAGAACGTTGTATTCCGCGGTCGTTTCATTGGCTGCACCAGGCCACGCCCAATGGACAGCGATACGCTACACAATTCTGTCGTTTCGCCAAAGTATGTCACtcggaaaattgtttaaaattgttcAAAGCACAGAGGACTACATCAGAGGTACAGAAGTTGTGCAGTTGAGGAACGCAACTGTGCAAGTACCATTCGCGACACTCCGCTTTTTCCGCGAGTTCCCAGACGAGATCGCGTGCAGAAAAATAAGAGAACCGCGCGTCGGTTTCCGGTGCAGTTAACGCGATGCGCAGTACTCAACAGTAGGTACCTACGCCACTCGTGAGATTCTTGCGTTTTTTTTTCCGCGTCCTCGACCGGCAAAGACGAACTcctcgaattttcgcgcggcaGTCTCTCCGTGGATTTTGAGTTTCGCGTGTTTCCCAGATATTTTCTGGCCTCGTTCCGGAAGAGAGAATCTTCTCAGCCGTTGTTCAACTTTCTTCGGTGTTTCTTGACGTcgtgctaatttgtttcgcgcGCAGATTCTCCGCTGTGATTAACCGAGAACGCTATGGTtttcgcgacgccgcgccgccgccgctgGGAATCGGGAAACGCGAAAAACGAAAGCGTCGGCATGTTTAATAACGAGCTTATTATCTCACGCGTCTCGTCTTGGAGTCCCGACGATAGAAACGGATTCTAAGCCGACATTTGATCGAGCTCTCTATAAATACGGGATATCAAAGCCACTCGGACGATTACTACACCTCGGTTATTTATGGGATTATAGATTTTTACGCGATCAAATCTAGTTAGGTATTCTTAACTCGCAAATAAAAGGGGTAGAAAACTCAGGAAAAAGTTCAAGTTTTGTTCCTGTTGGATGGTGATCTTTAGCCAGAGATACCTGTCTGTTAGATCgaggttattaataattatttatccgTTTTATTCGTGGACGCGGAATATAGCTGGTGATCGTACATAAATATACGAGTCACGTAACCATTTTCATTCGGAAAGCCTGCGAACAAACGCGCACTTATCGCCCAGTGTGTAATGAATTGCAAATATTTGTTAGAGTGCTGCCTCAAACGGAGTCCAATTAAACACACGATCTACGGAATTGCAAGAAAGAAATGATACTTTAACCGCACTTCGATTATCGTCGGAACATCTCCGCTTTAATCCCGAGTATATTTTCTCCCAAGAGAGGGAGGAACCTAGCTCGCGGAAATACCGCAAGAATTTTTGCCTCTCTTGTCGTCGATAAATCGATATTTCGCTTTCGAACAGTCTACTTACTGTTGTGAGGACGCGGAAGAATGGGCTAACATGTGAGATCCGTGTACTTACCCTTTGAACAATAATATTGCGTAAGAGGCGCTTCCTTTCGGAAGAAATTTTAATGATGAAGCTGATAGTCATGGCCAGTGGTGGATTAAAAGAAACGTTAGGTGAATCTACCCCTGCTACCTTTTGaagaaattttaataacaaaatttATGCTTGCAGTCAGTGCACTGGTGCATTAAGAGAAACGTTTGGTCTGAGTTAGGTCTATTTCCTGTTCCGAGAACGCGGAAGAATAGGTTAACCCGTGATATCTATGAATGTACCCTCGCAACAATAACGTTACGCAAGAAGCGCTTCGTTTTCGAAGAAATTTTAACGATAAAATTGACGCCCGCAGTCATCGCACTGGATTAAGAGAAACGTTTAACGTTCCCCTTGGGGTCTCGCGTTGATTATATCGCAAGAATACGAGAGCGATTTGATTATCGTTCGCGCAAATCGGAATTAGTATTCGATACCTCAGTCCACTTTCACTCGCTGTGCTCGTCGATACACATACGCCGCCCACCGCACGGCAAAACCGCATCGCGAATCACTTTCTTTGATCTACTTCGTTTCGTGTGGGTTTCTCTAATCCCCGGATGGATCGGGATTATGAAACTACAATTTGCACTCACGTGCCCGTGCACTGGACCTGTGCACGTTGATGGCGCACGATGCACACGTACGGCATAGACTATTCATGCAACGGTGCACAAGTGCTTTTGTTTTCTAACTAAACTTTACGGCATTAACCCCCCTTTTActagatttaatatatttatacgAAAATTGGACGAATGAGAAATGTTCGAAATTAcacccacccatttttgtcataagctCTGTCTGACGCGTTCGATCATTTCGATCGATTTATAATACGGATCAAAAGTTTACGGAAGCTCTGTTTCAAGCGAACCGTGCCAAGATAATTATACTTTTCCCAACGGGTTCATTAAAATCGTTTCGAGTAACTTTAACCCCGTCGTAGTCGTCGTCTACGGTTTCTTCTCGATAATGATTGATTCGATACCAGATTAATAAATGCAATGTAAATTTAATCTGAAACTTCGCGTTCTATCAATACCTCGGCACCCACACCGTTCCACTATTTTATTAACGTTGAAACGCCCTCTATCATTCGTGTGCAACCTGTCACCTCTTTTTCATCTTTTTCATCTCTTTTTCATACGAacataatttaattaaacatttccAGCGAAAGAATGCAATTATTCTTTTCCGCTGCTGGCGTGGGCACGTGCAGCTTTGCTTTGTTATTCATGCTACAGCGTGTTGCATCAATAAACGtgtaataattaaatttgaacGGACAGAAAGATTCGCTTTCGGAGTTTCTGAACATTATTggaatgttttaaatatctgctGCTTTAAAGACCTTGCAGTAATGCACCTGTGCATCTTCGATCGGCGAAATATGAGAAAACAAGGGGAAAAGACCTACCCTATGCACCGAAGCGGCCGGCAGCCTTGAAGCAGGTTCCCATGAAGATCCCAGCTAACTCGCGACAGCTTTCCACCAACTGGGAAAGGTAACGGGGCCACCACGTGAAAATTTCTTCCTGAAAACTAGCCGGCAGAACGCAGGAGGCTTGTCGATGCACCAAATGCAGAAACCGGTTTGCGGCAAGGTCCTCCACCTTTGCAGCCGCGTGTCCCTCAAACCTCTCCTCTGAAACCGCTCATTTTCGACGCGTCTCCTCTCTCTGACCAATCTCGATATCCCTCGGGACCAGAGCCTTTTTTCTTCGAGCGCATCCTTGCCGCAGGACCTCCTCCTCTGTCCCAAAATCCTCGATTATATACGCTCCTCTAGCCTCTTCGTTTcacctcttcaatttttcagagaAGACGTTCGAATCGTCGAAGATTCCtttaaaacattaattttcatcGAATCGTTGAAGATCTTCAACGAAAGAATCGACTTTCGGGCCGAAGCTGTTTCTAGGTCGAAGCCCCGCAGTGCGTCCGCAAGCGTGGAGGACGAGTTATGGCAATAGTTACCACGCTATAACGCCTCAGGACCGGCCAGTTCCCCTAATGCCCCTTCTGAGATCCTCCGAGCGATTAACTCTTTGCAACTTCTCGCAATTTCAACTTTCCCCGTCCACCTCTGGGACCACCGTCGACTCCATTAACGCACTGGACAAAATTCGGAGGGATCCTGAAGAACTACTGGAACAGTGACGAGAAGCACTTCTTTGTTGTCGCGAAGGTGTCGTTCTCTCTCTTTTGATTGTTCTATTTACAACTTATCCTGAAGAAGTAAATCCTGCAGAAAAATAAATCCTGAAGAAAGAAACGGATTCTGAAGAACTACTGGAACAGTGTCGAGCAGCACTTCTATGTTGTCGCGAAGATGTCGTTCTCTCTTGATTGTTCTATTTACAACTGTCGTCGATCGACACTGATATTTTTATGGAGAGGATTAGATTAATCTATCCCTGATCTTCGAACAGCCAGCAATTGTTCCGATGAATTGTTGATAGCACGAAAGAGAAGCGATTGTATTACACTGTGCTCCTTCTGGATGACCGAGTTGAGGCGTTTTTAATATCGTCgacttttttagaattttatttttattaatcgaCGCTGGATTTTCTTCGCTTCGATTTCACGTGTCTCTTCGATGATGCAGTTTCTTGGCATTATGCAACAGGGCAAGGTTGCATTATCGTTCTTTTAATACCTCCGACTCTTTTCTGGGATTTTATGTCTTCAGCATCAAAGGATACAGAAGGATCGTATTACACCATTCGTCTTGAATTTTATATTGATTAGATCTTCGAGACCTCGacggtttaattttcaagtttcaAGCACGATTATTAATCGCTTGCAGATAATCTCCGGAAAGTACAGCATCCTTCAGAAACCTCGTCCTTGTTCGAATTGTTCTTCTGATTGCTACATTCAGGGACTCATTAATTCCCAGGATGATTAATCCCACTCCGATACCAAGGATTTCTTAGCATTGCGTCACGGAATATCAAAGACAATTAAATTATCTTTCTCGTGCTCCTTCGGCTGCAATCTTGAAGCTAACCATGGTTCTTCAGGGTCTCCTCGATCCTCTATAATCAACGATGTCTGATATTGACGAGGGCTCGAGGACGATTATATTATCCTTTCCTTGGGCGAGCAGCCTAAACGTATTTCTTCGAGGATCAAGCACAATTCTATTATCCTGCGTCCATcgaagtaaaaatctttttcgaTGTCTTTTATCCTCGGTGTTATCTTGATGCTACATGACGAAGGATCAGGGACAATTTACCTTGCAATTCTTTTCTTCACACCGAGTGACTCCTTCTTCAAGGTCTCACGAGCTCGATATCGTCGATACCATCTTGATGTTACGCGGAGGAGAGCGAAGGACGATCACATTATCTTCTTCTTTCATGAGAAACACGACAGTTTATCTTTTTATTGCAACCGACTGctttggacactataattctgTGCCAATAATTATACTCTTCCTCCAAGAATGATCAAGGACGACCTCATTATCCTGCAGATTCCCGAAAATTCTCCAACAACCTTCTCCGTCCCCGACACAAGAACTTCAAGATCTTCTTCAAGAATCAATCTTTTTATTCCGAGTGCTTTTGACACGATAATTGTGTACTAATAGTTATAATATTCGTAACGTAACGTAACATTACACATTGGAAGGTCAAGGACGATCTCGTTATCCTGCAGCTTCCCGAAAATTCTCCAACAATCTTCTCCGTCCCCGACACAGGACACTTCTTGTTCCCCAAGATACCTCTTCTTCAAGGTCCGGAATCCTTATCGCGAATCAGGACACACAACTTCCAGCACAACTATTTGAAGGACTAACGGGAGAGGACAAACGACAAAGAACACATCCGTGTACCGCGCGTGATCAACAAGCCGCAGAGTTAGGATTCCGGGTCTCGTGTGTCGCCTTCAGGGACTATCGTGTTTTCCAAAAGCGATCGCGTTACAGCAAAGGTCGATCGAGTTACAGAAAGGCTTAGTCAGCGAGCGAGCGTGTAACCGTCGCGATTTTCGGTGCCAGACGCGAGAACCGCGTTCCCGCTGGTTTTCCCGAAGGTTCCAGCAAGGTGTCGTTGCCCTAACCGCTCTGGCAAAACGGAGAACCCACAACCACAACCTTGCGAACCGACTCTCATAACTTCCAGCACGAGTTACTTCTTGTTTCAATTTTTCTCCTAATCTTCGAACAAAGAAGAGACGTTACAGGACCTTctcaaaattgtatttcatcaaAGAACATGGGTTTGGAGCTTTCTGGTTTGTTTAGATCTCGAAGAGTTTCGTCTAAATCTTGTCTAAAAAATCAATACACCTTTTGCAAATCGCTGAGAATCGAAGAAGAGTTTCGAGAAGAGGCTCTCGTTCACAGTTACTTcttgtttaaattcttcttcGCTCGCGACACTGTCGAACAAAGCTTTTCGGAGCTTTCTGATTTGTTTAGATCTTGAAGAGGCTCGTCTGAATCTTGTTTAAAAAATCTGATTGACTTCGTCGCTATTCAAGTTCATTTCCGAGCAAAGAACGCGAGCAGAGTCTCAGCAGAGGTCAGTCTAGACCCTAACTCTTATGATACCTCTGGTCTGGTTTCTTTTTGCAATCTTGATTTCGACGCCACGCACTCCGCCGTCTCATTCACCAGTTATCCAAGCATATTTTCCAAATCGCTGAGAATCGAAGAAGAGTTCACCGGTTCACCAGTTCACCGAGACACCTGTGCACCACTTGAAAAAGAGGAACCACGGTTTTCAAACACTGGGGACAGGTCCCTAAAGACGACGAGAAGCGGTTTCAGCATCGAAACACGGCCGAGCACGCGAACAATCGCGGACTGAAAGGCTCC
This genomic stretch from Lasioglossum baleicum chromosome 13, iyLasBale1, whole genome shotgun sequence harbors:
- the LOC143214917 gene encoding uncharacterized protein LOC143214917 — its product is MSSSAVVSLAEASHALWTAVGGDWGTTKLFKICQRTEDYVTGTENEILQLRNATAKRIVGERCLPRSFHWLHHAQWTAVGGDWGTTSSKVCHSKNCLKFVKEEKTTSQVQNDILQLRNATAKCIVGERCIPRSFHWLHQATPNGQRYATQFCRFAKVCHSENCLKLFKAQRTTSEVQKLCS